Proteins from a single region of Apium graveolens cultivar Ventura chromosome 7, ASM990537v1, whole genome shotgun sequence:
- the LOC141674210 gene encoding uncharacterized protein LOC141674210: MDSVTASVNSASTQLSMIPMLNGTNYVTWKENVEIVLGCMDLDLTLRKEQPVPTTDDPKTDQIEKWERSNRMCLAIMKRTIPTGFRGSIAESTSAKKFLSEIEQYFSKNEKAETSNLLSKLVTMKYKGKGNIREYIIGMSNLAGKLKELKLELSDELLVHLVLISLPPQFGHFVVSYNTQKEKWTLNELISHCVQEEERVL; encoded by the coding sequence TTACTGCTAGTGTTAATTCTGCTTCCACTCAGTTGAGCATGATTCCAATGTTGAATGGGACAAACTATGTAACGTGGAAAGAGAATGTTGAGATCGTTCTTGGGTGTATGGATCTCGACCTTACGCTAAGGAAAGAGCAACCAGTTCCCACTACGGATGATCCCAAGACAGATCAAATTGAGAAATGGGAACGCTCTAATCGCATGTGTCTGGCGATCATGAAGCGAACGATTCCAACTGGCTTTCGGGGCTCTATTGCTGAGAGCACAAGTGCCAAGAAGTTCCTCTCCGAGATTGAGCAATATTTTTCTAAGAATGAGAAAGCGGAAACGAGTAATCTTCTGTCAAAACTCGTGACCATGAAGTATAAAGGAAAGGGTAACATAAGGGAGTACATCATTGGGATGTCTAATCTTGCTGGCAAACTCAAGGAACTCAAGTTAGAACTTTCGGATGAGTTACTTGTTCACTTGGTTCTTATTTCTCTGCCTCCTCAATTCGGACACTTTGTGGTGAGTTATAATACTCAAAAGGAAAAATGGACTCTTAATGAGCTTATTTCACACTGTGTGCAAGAGGAAGAGAGGGTTTTGTGA